A single Prevotella sp. E15-22 DNA region contains:
- a CDS encoding beta-galactosidase, which produces MNIFKHLALAALLLAAPASMQAASKPGTFTTGNKTFLLNGKPFVVKAAEVHYPRIPRAYWDHRIKMCKALGMNTVCIYVFWNIHEQKEGQFDFTGNNDVAEFCRIAQKNGMYVIVRPGPYVCAEWEMGGLPWWLLKKKDIKLRERDPYFMERVKIFEQKVGEQLKPLTIQNGGPIIMVQVENEYGSYGEDKPYVSEIRDCLRGIYGKELALFQCDWSSNFEKNGLDDLTWTMNFGTGANINDQFRRLGELRPNAPKMCSEFWSGWFDKWGARHETRPAKDMVEGMDEMLSKGISFSLYMTHGGTSFGHWAGANSPGFAPDVTSYDYDAPINEYGQATPKFWELRKMMEKYNDGKKMPNVPKAPMPIITVPKFELTEFAPLLSAITKPVNGEIKTFEEMDMGWGTMMYSTRLPEITSQSVLSGEFHDFAQVFIDQQYIGKIDRVKNEKSLIIPAVKKGAELIIIVEGMGRINFGRAIKDFKGIVGNVTLTTETDNVEMMLTPKQWTNVAIPDDYQTAVRALDRVKGVNDQVTAGKVKGSVPALALTQGYEGSKKLGDIMKAGYHRGYFNLKKVGDTFLNFETWGKGQVYVNGHAMGRIWSIGPQQTLYVPGCWLKKGKNEIIVLDVVGPREAVVWGQAEPELNKLQLEKSNKHNNIGDKPDLNSATPVATGAFKAGNGWQTIQFGKTAKGRYLAIECLSTQKDGDRVAIAELYLQGQDGKRLSREPWKTKYANSEDEGGNHLGDKVFDLQESTYWQTEKGASAPHLLVIDLGSEQSVKALEYLPRAEQGAPGSVKNFKVYLY; this is translated from the coding sequence ATGAACATTTTCAAGCATCTTGCCCTCGCGGCATTGTTGTTGGCAGCACCTGCTTCGATGCAGGCAGCCAGCAAGCCTGGTACGTTTACCACGGGCAACAAGACGTTCCTTCTCAACGGCAAACCCTTCGTGGTGAAGGCAGCCGAGGTTCACTATCCCCGTATCCCCCGTGCTTACTGGGATCATCGCATTAAGATGTGTAAGGCTCTGGGCATGAACACGGTGTGTATCTATGTGTTCTGGAATATCCATGAGCAGAAAGAGGGCCAGTTTGACTTCACTGGTAATAACGATGTGGCTGAGTTTTGCCGTATCGCACAGAAGAACGGCATGTATGTCATCGTGCGCCCTGGACCATACGTTTGTGCAGAATGGGAGATGGGCGGTCTGCCTTGGTGGCTACTGAAGAAGAAGGATATTAAACTGCGTGAGCGCGACCCATACTTCATGGAACGCGTAAAGATCTTCGAGCAGAAGGTGGGTGAGCAGTTGAAGCCGCTGACTATCCAGAATGGTGGTCCTATCATTATGGTGCAGGTAGAGAACGAGTATGGCTCGTATGGCGAGGATAAGCCTTACGTCAGCGAGATTCGCGACTGTCTGCGTGGTATTTATGGCAAGGAATTGGCATTGTTCCAGTGCGACTGGTCGAGCAACTTCGAGAAGAACGGATTGGACGACCTTACCTGGACGATGAACTTCGGCACGGGTGCCAACATCAACGATCAGTTCCGTCGTCTTGGCGAGTTGCGTCCTAACGCACCAAAGATGTGCTCTGAGTTCTGGAGCGGCTGGTTCGACAAGTGGGGCGCTCGCCACGAGACGCGTCCTGCAAAGGATATGGTGGAGGGCATGGATGAAATGCTCAGCAAAGGCATCTCGTTCTCGCTCTATATGACTCACGGAGGTACCTCTTTTGGCCACTGGGCCGGCGCTAACTCTCCTGGCTTTGCACCTGATGTTACCTCGTATGACTATGACGCCCCCATCAACGAGTATGGTCAGGCCACGCCGAAGTTCTGGGAACTGCGTAAGATGATGGAGAAGTATAACGACGGCAAGAAGATGCCTAATGTGCCTAAGGCGCCTATGCCCATCATCACTGTGCCTAAGTTTGAGCTGACAGAGTTTGCACCACTTTTAAGTGCAATAACCAAGCCCGTTAATGGTGAAATTAAGACCTTTGAGGAAATGGATATGGGTTGGGGCACAATGATGTACTCCACCCGTCTGCCCGAGATTACTTCTCAGAGTGTGCTCAGTGGTGAGTTCCATGATTTTGCTCAGGTGTTTATTGATCAGCAGTATATTGGAAAGATTGATCGTGTGAAGAACGAGAAGTCGCTTATCATCCCTGCAGTCAAGAAAGGTGCCGAGTTGATTATCATCGTTGAAGGTATGGGTCGCATCAACTTCGGTCGTGCCATCAAGGATTTTAAGGGCATCGTTGGCAACGTCACGCTAACTACCGAGACTGACAATGTAGAGATGATGCTGACGCCGAAACAATGGACGAATGTAGCCATTCCCGATGATTATCAGACCGCAGTAAGAGCTCTTGATAGGGTGAAAGGTGTCAACGATCAGGTGACTGCAGGCAAGGTGAAAGGGAGTGTTCCTGCACTTGCCTTAACACAAGGCTATGAGGGCTCGAAGAAACTTGGCGACATCATGAAAGCTGGCTATCATCGTGGCTACTTCAATCTAAAGAAGGTGGGTGACACGTTCTTGAACTTCGAGACTTGGGGTAAAGGACAGGTTTATGTGAATGGTCATGCCATGGGCCGCATCTGGAGCATTGGTCCGCAACAGACGCTCTATGTGCCTGGCTGCTGGCTGAAGAAGGGCAAGAACGAGATTATCGTACTTGACGTGGTTGGTCCTCGTGAGGCTGTGGTATGGGGACAGGCTGAGCCTGAACTGAATAAGTTGCAGCTGGAAAAGAGTAATAAGCACAATAATATTGGCGATAAGCCCGACTTGAACAGTGCTACGCCCGTGGCTACTGGCGCCTTCAAGGCTGGCAACGGCTGGCAGACCATCCAGTTTGGTAAGACCGCGAAGGGTCGTTACCTCGCTATTGAGTGTCTTTCTACACAGAAGGACGGCGATCGTGTAGCCATCGCTGAGCTTTACTTGCAGGGACAAGACGGCAAGCGACTCTCTCGCGAGCCTTGGAAGACCAAGTATGCCAACTCGGAGGATGAGGGTGGCAACCACCTGGGTGATAAGGTGTTCGACCTGCAGGAGTCAACTTACTGGCAGACAGAGAAGGGTGCCTCGGCTCCTCATCTCCTTGTCATTGACCTCGGCTCAGAGCAGAGCGTGAAGGCTCTTGAGTACCTGCCTCGTGCAGAGCAGGGTGCTCCAGGCAGTGTGAAGAACTTCAAGGTTTACCTCTATTAA